A stretch of Coregonus clupeaformis isolate EN_2021a unplaced genomic scaffold, ASM2061545v1 scaf1679, whole genome shotgun sequence DNA encodes these proteins:
- the LOC123487382 gene encoding histone H2B produces the protein MPEPAKSAPKKGSKKAVTKTAGKGGKKRRKSRKESYAIYVYKVLKQVHPDTGISSKAMGIMNSFVNDIFERIAGESSRLAHYNKRSTITSREIQTAVRLLLPGELAKHAVSEGTKAVTKYTSSK, from the coding sequence ATGCCCGAGCCAGCAAAGTCAGCgcccaagaagggctccaagaaAGCCGTCACCAAGACCGCAGGGAAGGGCGGCAAGAAGCGCAGAAAGTCCAGGAAGGAGAGTTACGCCATCTACGTGTACAAAGTCCTGAAGCAGGTCCACCCCGACACCGGCATCTCCTCCAAGGCCATGGGAATCATGAACTCCTTCGTGAACGACATCTTCGAGCGTATCGCCGGAGAGTCCTCTCGCCTGGCCCACTACAACAAGCGTTCTACCATCACCTCCAGGGAGATCCAGACCGCGGTGCGCCTGCTGCTCCCCGGTGAACTTGCCAAACACGCCGTGTCCGAGGGCACCAAGGCCGTAACCAAGTACACCAGCTCCAAGTAA